The Sporomusa termitida genome has a window encoding:
- a CDS encoding mismatch-specific DNA-glycosylase has product MKQVPDIIDYDLKILFIGFNPGLRSAATGHHFAGYSNKFWKLLAAAGLTPYRFRPEEDRALLAVGLGVTNIVARPSRAAAEITKAEYQAGKEILAAKLSLYRPRLACFAGVGVYKEFAGRSNIKCGRQPVPTVAGVTDFVVPSPSGLTRIVFAEQLAYYQELARLLACSTQLEER; this is encoded by the coding sequence ATGAAGCAGGTACCTGATATTATTGACTATGACCTGAAAATTTTATTTATCGGCTTTAACCCCGGCCTCAGGTCCGCCGCAACGGGGCATCACTTTGCCGGCTATTCGAATAAGTTTTGGAAGCTGCTAGCCGCGGCCGGTCTTACACCCTACCGGTTCCGGCCGGAAGAAGACCGGGCCTTGCTGGCTGTAGGTCTGGGAGTCACCAATATCGTAGCCCGCCCCAGCCGGGCTGCCGCTGAGATTACCAAAGCGGAATATCAGGCCGGGAAGGAAATTCTGGCCGCTAAGCTCAGCCTGTACAGACCCCGGCTTGCCTGCTTTGCGGGAGTGGGAGTATACAAGGAGTTTGCCGGGCGGTCCAATATCAAATGCGGCCGGCAGCCGGTGCCAACGGTGGCAGGGGTAACTGATTTTGTTGTGCCGTCTCCCAGCGGGTTAACGCGGATTGTGTTTGCCGAGCAGTTGGCTTATTATCAGGAACTGGCGCGGCTCCTGGCGTGTTCAACTCAGTTGGAAGAACGATAA
- a CDS encoding metallophosphoesterase codes for MQHGPSIYGILFILALFAGLTWLGVRLLPKWHPVYAGKPVRYGYWLATILSIGILFCSRWLRTAGSLAGEGVRYASYAAYVWLFGLLFMLVVLLAGYAVRLLVRKFSRPQTGHLATEPAAGGVPVPGRLTRRQFLQGAVAVVPAVPLAVTAYGVIGGDTNIVVNRYTLAFPQLLPALDGYVIAQISDTHIGSFFGMDKLDRVLAMVKQEKPQLLTLTGDLVDDLDLLSPTMARLTAFHSELSHGIFYCWGNHEYFRDIGRIRQALYASPVTVLENRSQAIGNGLYLAGVDYPWGRNKAEQEAKRRDFFAQAVRTIPAEAFTVLLAHHPDFLDNAFAANVPLALAGHTHGGQVSVFGVSLLPVQYRYMRGLFRQHGSYGYVSAGTGHWMPLRIGCPAEVSLFTLQRGGS; via the coding sequence ATGCAGCATGGTCCGTCAATCTATGGAATCTTGTTCATACTGGCGCTTTTTGCTGGGCTAACATGGCTGGGGGTCCGGCTGTTACCTAAATGGCATCCTGTCTATGCCGGTAAGCCGGTTAGGTATGGCTACTGGCTGGCCACAATCTTATCAATCGGGATTCTGTTCTGCAGCCGCTGGTTACGTACGGCCGGCAGCTTGGCCGGCGAAGGGGTCCGGTATGCCAGTTACGCGGCGTATGTGTGGCTGTTTGGGCTGTTGTTCATGCTGGTGGTACTGCTGGCCGGCTATGCTGTCAGACTGCTGGTAAGGAAGTTTAGCCGTCCGCAAACCGGCCACCTGGCAACAGAGCCGGCAGCGGGGGGAGTACCGGTTCCGGGCAGGTTAACCCGCCGGCAGTTCTTGCAGGGGGCGGTGGCTGTGGTCCCGGCAGTACCGCTGGCGGTTACTGCCTATGGGGTGATTGGCGGGGATACAAATATTGTTGTTAACCGGTATACCCTGGCTTTTCCGCAACTGCTGCCGGCGCTGGACGGCTATGTTATTGCCCAAATCAGTGACACCCATATTGGCTCATTTTTTGGTATGGATAAACTGGACCGGGTACTGGCCATGGTTAAGCAGGAAAAGCCGCAGCTATTGACACTTACCGGCGATTTGGTAGACGATCTGGATTTGCTGTCACCAACAATGGCACGACTGACGGCTTTCCATTCTGAACTGTCGCACGGTATTTTCTATTGCTGGGGCAACCATGAATACTTCCGGGATATTGGCCGCATTCGCCAGGCTTTGTATGCCAGCCCGGTCACTGTGCTGGAAAACCGCAGCCAGGCAATCGGCAACGGGTTGTATCTGGCTGGTGTGGATTATCCCTGGGGCAGAAATAAAGCAGAGCAGGAAGCTAAACGGCGCGATTTTTTTGCTCAGGCTGTGCGGACAATACCGGCAGAAGCCTTTACTGTCTTGCTGGCCCATCATCCCGATTTTCTGGATAACGCGTTTGCCGCTAACGTGCCCTTGGCTTTAGCCGGGCATACCCATGGCGGCCAGGTGTCGGTTTTTGGTGTTTCGCTGTTGCCGGTGCAATATCGCTACATGCGCGGGCTGTTCCGGCAGCATGGCTCCTACGGCTATGTCAGTGCCGGCACCGGTCATTGGATGCCGCTAAGAATCGGCTGCCCGGCAGAGGTTAGCCTGTTTACACTCCAGCGGGGAGGCTCATAG
- the addB gene encoding helicase-exonuclease AddAB subunit AddB, which yields MTLKLILGRAGYGKTWQCFDAVLSRLAESPDGRPLIFIVPEQATYEVERALASACPASGFVRAYVLGFRRLAHRVLNETGGAVRPHISELGKRMVFRRLLMEHKASLRLLTRAAAEKSFAETIEGLVKECKTYKISPAMLAAAAEQERLDSPALAGKLHDVALLYQGFENFLAERYIDPEDFLNLLAEKIPASGLLAQSEVWIDGFSWFTPQEYAVLEALLQAAASVTVTLCLDRPDNPFNTREEALFHRQWQTYEKLKTTAAKLKVPVSQQELARPHRFEKRSLAAIEQNFFGGRKAGAAGVRNNGSGFMLAEAANRRVEAEAIACEMIRLSREEGLRWRDMAVLIRDTDSYVELMTTVLADYDIPFFSDGSRPAVHHPLAELVRSALELVLEKWSYEPVFRCLKTDLLPVTRDEVDILENYCLEFGIRGSRWTSLEAWTFRRRFSLAEDEGAGDELSESGQAYLERVNHIRRQSTAALVQFTGRLLPAGRQGLPPVELAQAVYELLTGLQVPDTLETWAAAAERDGDLEQAREHRQIWAKVVDLFDQIVDTFAEQPLTLADFAAIVGEGLEGTRLSLIPPSLDYVTIAALERTRRLNIKAAFVPGASDGALPRRRREEGLLTDNERALLTRLGLELGGGAVADTFAEQFLVYTALTRASRWLWVSYSMADAEGKAQGPSPIVRRLKEITGNQVRALPVEPPPGQEAQYLARSERALAALACALRLYKQTGRISPAWWDVYNWALAKTSLRPQLAAALGGLFHYNQVERLPQNLSGRLYLNNGVLRGSVTRFEAFRACPFKHFAQYGLGLKERAVYQLKAPDLGQFLHAVIKEFGDKLTASRQEWGDVTQPQISELCTGIVATLAPKLQNEILLSSKQHAHLVTRLTRRAVRSISRLVAWARVSKFKPLALEQSFGRGPGALPPLTFPLPAGTLEVGGQIDRLDGGVLDGRQYALVIDYKSGGAWLSLAEVYYGLKLQLLTYLLVAVSKRPGVNACLPAGVLYYFLKNPVVSGATLKSAEQIEKEINGKLKMPGWLLADVNLAGLLDESLNGWSEFFKIALGKNGFYESCLDKLKTGEEFTLLLAHVEQELVAVAEAILAGETAIRPYRLAKTTPCGYCAFRPVCQFDRNLPENDYLLLPQLDDQTIMSELRQRKGGQSDAMLP from the coding sequence TTGACTCTTAAACTAATCCTGGGCCGGGCCGGCTATGGCAAGACCTGGCAGTGTTTTGATGCTGTTTTATCCCGGCTGGCCGAATCGCCTGATGGCCGGCCGCTTATTTTTATTGTCCCGGAACAGGCTACCTATGAGGTCGAGCGGGCTCTGGCTTCCGCCTGCCCGGCTAGCGGGTTTGTGCGGGCCTATGTTCTCGGCTTCCGCCGGCTGGCCCACCGGGTGCTGAATGAGACGGGGGGGGCCGTCAGGCCTCATATTTCCGAACTAGGCAAGCGGATGGTCTTTCGCCGCCTGTTAATGGAACACAAAGCCAGCCTAAGACTGCTTACCCGGGCGGCTGCCGAAAAAAGCTTTGCCGAAACCATTGAAGGCTTGGTTAAAGAGTGTAAGACCTATAAGATCAGCCCGGCTATGCTGGCGGCGGCGGCTGAGCAGGAGCGGCTGGACAGTCCGGCGCTGGCCGGCAAGCTCCACGATGTAGCCCTGCTGTACCAGGGGTTTGAAAATTTTTTGGCCGAACGGTATATCGACCCCGAGGACTTCCTTAACCTTTTGGCCGAAAAGATTCCCGCATCAGGGCTTTTAGCTCAGTCTGAGGTGTGGATCGACGGCTTTAGCTGGTTTACGCCCCAGGAATATGCAGTCCTGGAGGCCTTGCTGCAAGCTGCGGCAAGTGTTACGGTTACCCTTTGCCTGGACCGGCCTGACAATCCCTTTAACACCCGGGAAGAAGCGCTGTTTCACCGGCAATGGCAAACATATGAGAAATTGAAAACAACGGCCGCAAAGCTAAAGGTGCCGGTAAGTCAGCAAGAATTAGCCAGGCCGCACCGTTTTGAAAAAAGGTCGTTAGCCGCCATTGAACAGAATTTCTTTGGCGGGCGTAAAGCCGGGGCAGCAGGAGTCCGGAATAACGGCAGCGGCTTTATGCTGGCTGAGGCCGCTAACCGGCGGGTTGAAGCTGAGGCCATTGCCTGTGAAATGATCAGATTAAGCCGCGAAGAAGGCCTGCGGTGGCGGGATATGGCTGTTTTGATTCGTGATACAGACAGTTATGTCGAATTGATGACAACAGTCCTGGCTGACTATGATATTCCGTTTTTCAGTGACGGCAGCCGGCCGGCTGTGCACCATCCCCTGGCTGAGCTTGTGCGGTCGGCCCTTGAGCTTGTACTGGAAAAATGGAGCTATGAGCCGGTATTTCGCTGCCTTAAAACCGATTTGCTGCCGGTAACCCGGGATGAAGTTGATATTCTGGAAAATTACTGTCTGGAGTTTGGCATTCGTGGTTCGCGCTGGACAAGCCTGGAAGCCTGGACATTTCGCCGCCGCTTTTCGCTGGCAGAGGACGAGGGGGCCGGTGATGAATTAAGTGAGTCCGGGCAGGCGTATCTGGAACGGGTTAATCACATTCGCCGTCAGAGTACGGCCGCACTGGTACAGTTTACCGGCCGGCTGCTGCCGGCCGGGCGTCAGGGGTTGCCGCCGGTGGAATTGGCGCAGGCCGTTTATGAACTGTTGACAGGCTTGCAGGTACCGGACACGCTGGAGACCTGGGCTGCTGCCGCTGAACGGGACGGGGACCTGGAACAGGCCCGTGAACACCGGCAAATATGGGCCAAAGTAGTCGATTTGTTTGATCAGATTGTGGATACTTTTGCTGAGCAGCCGTTAACACTGGCGGATTTTGCGGCGATTGTCGGCGAGGGGCTGGAAGGGACCAGGCTAAGTCTGATTCCACCCAGTCTGGACTATGTAACCATTGCCGCGCTGGAAAGAACCAGGCGGCTTAATATCAAAGCCGCCTTTGTGCCGGGGGCGAGCGATGGGGCGCTGCCGCGCCGGCGGCGGGAAGAAGGCCTGCTGACCGATAATGAAAGGGCGCTGTTGACCCGGCTGGGGCTGGAGCTTGGCGGCGGCGCCGTTGCTGATACTTTTGCGGAGCAGTTTTTGGTCTATACGGCCTTAACCCGGGCCAGCCGCTGGTTGTGGGTGAGCTATTCAATGGCTGATGCAGAGGGCAAAGCTCAGGGGCCGTCCCCCATTGTACGCCGGCTTAAAGAAATTACCGGTAACCAAGTGCGGGCATTGCCGGTTGAGCCGCCGCCCGGGCAGGAGGCGCAATATCTGGCCAGATCCGAACGGGCGCTGGCGGCCCTGGCCTGTGCCCTCAGGCTGTATAAGCAGACAGGCCGTATCAGTCCTGCCTGGTGGGATGTCTATAACTGGGCCTTGGCTAAAACCAGTCTGCGTCCACAGCTGGCTGCCGCCCTGGGAGGCTTGTTTCATTATAACCAGGTCGAACGGCTGCCGCAGAATCTCTCAGGCCGGCTCTACCTGAATAATGGAGTGCTGCGCGGCAGTGTCACCCGGTTTGAGGCCTTTCGGGCCTGCCCGTTTAAGCATTTTGCCCAATATGGCCTGGGGTTAAAGGAGCGGGCTGTTTATCAGCTTAAAGCCCCTGATTTAGGCCAGTTCCTCCATGCCGTCATTAAAGAGTTTGGTGATAAACTGACGGCAAGCAGGCAGGAATGGGGCGATGTGACACAACCCCAGATCAGCGAGCTGTGCACCGGTATTGTGGCCACCCTGGCCCCTAAACTGCAAAATGAGATCTTGTTAAGCAGCAAGCAGCATGCCCATTTAGTCACCAGGCTGACCCGGCGGGCTGTCCGGTCCATCAGCCGGCTGGTAGCCTGGGCCCGGGTCAGCAAATTTAAGCCGTTGGCGTTGGAACAATCCTTCGGGCGCGGCCCCGGTGCCTTGCCGCCGTTGACATTTCCCTTACCGGCCGGCACCTTGGAGGTAGGCGGACAGATTGACCGGCTGGATGGGGGTGTGCTTGACGGGCGGCAGTATGCGCTGGTCATTGATTATAAATCCGGCGGCGCCTGGCTTAGCCTGGCCGAGGTCTATTATGGTCTTAAGCTGCAGCTTTTAACCTATCTCCTGGTTGCCGTCAGCAAGCGGCCGGGCGTAAATGCCTGTCTGCCGGCCGGGGTGCTGTATTACTTCCTGAAGAATCCGGTGGTGTCCGGAGCAACCCTGAAGAGCGCCGAGCAAATTGAAAAAGAGATCAACGGTAAACTCAAAATGCCGGGCTGGCTGCTGGCTGATGTCAACCTGGCCGGACTTTTGGATGAGTCCTTAAACGGCTGGTCCGAGTTTTTCAAGATTGCTTTAGGCAAGAACGGTTTCTATGAAAGCTGCCTGGACAAACTTAAGACCGGGGAAGAATTTACCCTGTTGCTGGCTCATGTTGAACAGGAGCTGGTGGCTGTGGCTGAGGCGATTCTGGCGGGAGAAACGGCGATCAGGCCGTACCGTCTGGCCAAAACGACCCCGTGCGGTTATTGTGCCTTCCGGCCGGTCTGCCAGTTTGACCGAAATCTGCCGGAAAACGACTATCTGCTGTTGCCGCAGTTGGATGATCAGACCATTATGAGCGAACTGCGCCAGCGGAAAGGAGGCCAGAGTGATGCAATGCTCCCCTGA
- a CDS encoding HD domain-containing phosphohydrolase yields the protein MLDIYRLNAYLTALHDTAMTLMNHLDIQELLESMVGRAGELVGTKNGYIALQDEADGSFTLKVTAGFYTRYLGMVITPGDGVMGQVLLHGDTCIINNYTAWCHRKQGPEYNVLRAVMGMPLKAGGDLVGIIGLAYDEPKEFGQEEAAVLSRFADLASIALTNATLYTALQQELAERRKIEKKLRYMSYHDALTGLYNRTFFKREMGRFERSGHKPVAIILCDVDGLKLINDTLGHEQGDLLLDAVAGVIKASVRSRDIVARIGGDEFAILLPDTDNKRVGSICSRIRRAVDAYNAGHLELPLSMSLGFAVRDGSVAGTGTMNELFREADDNMYREKLHRSRNTRTAIVKALLKALEVRDFITEGHGDRLQAWAAELAAALDLTERRTNDIKLLAQFHDIGKVGIPDRLLFKPGLLTPEEHLEVQRHADIGYRIAQSISDLLPIADFILKHHEWWNGRGYPIGLKGEEIPLECRILAIIDAYDAMTSDRPYRKALQPDAALTELRQQAGSQFDPELTAIFCELIVKHFRRDGV from the coding sequence ATGCTTGATATATACCGTCTGAACGCCTATCTAACGGCACTTCATGATACCGCGATGACTTTAATGAACCATCTTGATATTCAGGAATTGCTGGAAAGTATGGTGGGCCGGGCTGGGGAACTTGTTGGCACTAAGAACGGTTATATTGCCCTGCAGGACGAAGCCGACGGCAGCTTTACCCTTAAGGTTACTGCCGGCTTTTATACCCGCTATCTTGGCATGGTGATTACACCCGGGGATGGCGTTATGGGGCAGGTCCTGCTGCATGGTGACACCTGTATCATTAATAATTATACTGCCTGGTGCCACCGCAAGCAGGGTCCTGAATACAATGTTCTCAGGGCCGTAATGGGAATGCCGCTCAAAGCCGGCGGAGACCTGGTGGGCATTATTGGCCTGGCCTACGATGAGCCCAAAGAATTTGGTCAAGAGGAAGCTGCTGTACTCAGCCGGTTTGCTGATCTGGCATCCATCGCTCTTACCAATGCCACCCTGTATACGGCATTGCAGCAGGAACTGGCCGAGCGCAGGAAGATTGAGAAAAAGCTAAGGTATATGAGTTATCACGATGCCCTCACCGGGTTATACAACAGGACGTTTTTTAAGCGGGAAATGGGACGGTTTGAGCGTTCCGGCCACAAGCCTGTTGCCATTATTTTATGTGATGTGGACGGTCTTAAACTGATCAATGATACCCTAGGGCACGAGCAGGGGGATCTGCTGCTGGATGCGGTCGCCGGGGTCATAAAAGCCAGTGTCCGTTCCCGTGATATTGTTGCCAGGATTGGCGGCGATGAATTCGCTATTTTGCTGCCGGATACGGACAATAAGCGGGTAGGGTCCATCTGCAGCCGGATACGCAGGGCCGTCGATGCGTATAATGCCGGGCATCTGGAGCTGCCGCTCAGTATGTCGCTGGGCTTTGCCGTCAGGGACGGCAGTGTAGCGGGTACCGGTACCATGAATGAGCTGTTCCGGGAAGCTGATGATAATATGTACCGGGAAAAACTGCACCGGAGCCGTAATACCCGCACGGCAATTGTGAAGGCTTTATTGAAAGCCCTGGAGGTTCGCGATTTTATTACCGAGGGCCATGGGGACCGGCTGCAGGCCTGGGCGGCAGAGCTGGCTGCAGCCCTTGATTTAACTGAACGGCGCACAAATGATATTAAATTGCTGGCTCAGTTCCATGATATCGGGAAAGTGGGGATACCGGACCGGCTTCTGTTTAAGCCAGGCCTGTTAACGCCGGAAGAGCATCTGGAGGTGCAGCGGCACGCCGATATCGGCTACCGGATTGCCCAGTCGATCTCCGATCTGCTTCCTATTGCCGATTTCATTTTAAAACACCATGAATGGTGGAACGGCAGGGGTTATCCGATTGGTCTGAAAGGTGAGGAAATTCCCCTGGAATGCCGGATTTTGGCCATTATTGATGCCTATGATGCGATGACCAGTGACCGGCCATACCGTAAAGCCCTGCAGCCTGATGCGGCCCTGACGGAACTGAGGCAGCAGGCCGGCAGCCAGTTTGATCCGGAGCTTACGGCAATTTTTTGTGAGCTTATCGTAAAGCACTTTAGGAGGGACGGCGTTTGA
- a CDS encoding basic amino acid ABC transporter substrate-binding protein, whose protein sequence is MSKKWLTFIVLALFVLTVGLTGCGGSQQAQPAAAKVLKVGAEATFPPFEFQDEQSKDYVGFDVDLMKAIGKQMGVEVQIVNTAFDGLIPALESGQIDVIASAMTITDERAQKVSFSQPYYKSGLSIIVKADNNDIKAFKDLEGKRIAVQIGTTGAEAARRITDAKVREFNSASEAFLELKAGGADAVVNDLPVNEYYLAKGGSKDAKLVGEVLSAEEYGVAVTKKNTELAEKINKALEDIKQNGEYAKIYEKWFGRKPQ, encoded by the coding sequence ATGTCAAAAAAATGGCTTACATTTATTGTTTTGGCCCTGTTTGTACTGACTGTAGGCTTAACCGGCTGCGGCGGCAGCCAGCAGGCTCAGCCGGCGGCGGCAAAAGTCCTTAAAGTTGGGGCTGAGGCGACGTTCCCGCCTTTTGAATTCCAGGACGAACAAAGCAAAGATTATGTTGGGTTTGACGTGGATCTGATGAAGGCGATTGGTAAGCAGATGGGCGTGGAAGTACAGATTGTTAACACCGCTTTTGACGGTCTGATTCCTGCGCTGGAGAGCGGACAGATTGACGTTATTGCATCAGCGATGACTATTACCGATGAACGGGCGCAAAAAGTCAGCTTCTCTCAACCCTATTACAAATCCGGTTTATCGATTATTGTAAAAGCCGACAATAATGACATTAAAGCCTTTAAAGACCTGGAAGGCAAACGGATTGCCGTACAGATCGGCACTACCGGCGCTGAAGCAGCTAGAAGAATTACAGACGCCAAGGTCCGTGAGTTTAACAGTGCCTCGGAAGCCTTCCTGGAGTTAAAGGCCGGCGGCGCTGATGCTGTTGTCAACGATCTGCCTGTCAATGAGTATTATCTGGCTAAGGGCGGCAGTAAAGACGCTAAACTGGTGGGTGAGGTTCTCAGTGCAGAAGAGTACGGTGTGGCTGTTACTAAGAAAAACACCGAACTGGCCGAAAAGATTAATAAAGCCTTAGAGGATATCAAGCAAAATGGCGAATATGCTAAAATCTACGAAAAATGGTTTGGCAGGAAGCCGCAATAA
- the thiD gene encoding bifunctional hydroxymethylpyrimidine kinase/phosphomethylpyrimidine kinase, giving the protein MKNVLTIAGSDSSGGAGIQADLKTFAAHGVYGMSVITAITAQNTQGVFAVQDVTPAIIAQQLDAIFDDIEVAAVKIGMVSQVETIKVIAAKLKEYGAKNIVVDPVMISKSGYHLLNPAAESTLVAYLLPLAAIVTPNIPEAEVITGQSITTLADMETAARAILGLGPQSVLLKGGHLNGDATDVLFDGSQSAYLPSRRISTKNTHGTGCTLSSAIAANIGRGLPVAAAVKAAKEYITTAIEHSLSVGKGVGPTHHFYSLYKQAGMLEE; this is encoded by the coding sequence ATGAAAAATGTATTAACAATTGCCGGTTCCGATTCCAGCGGCGGGGCTGGTATTCAGGCCGACCTCAAAACCTTTGCTGCCCATGGGGTATACGGGATGAGTGTCATTACCGCGATTACTGCACAAAATACCCAGGGGGTATTTGCGGTTCAGGATGTTACGCCAGCTATTATCGCCCAACAGCTTGATGCAATTTTTGATGATATTGAGGTGGCTGCCGTTAAAATCGGCATGGTATCTCAAGTCGAGACTATTAAAGTGATTGCAGCCAAACTAAAGGAATATGGCGCTAAAAATATTGTCGTCGATCCGGTTATGATCTCCAAAAGCGGCTATCATTTACTGAATCCGGCCGCTGAGAGTACGCTGGTTGCGTATTTACTGCCCCTGGCGGCGATTGTGACCCCCAATATACCTGAAGCAGAGGTAATTACCGGTCAGTCAATCACTACCCTTGCCGATATGGAAACCGCAGCCCGGGCGATTTTGGGCCTGGGACCGCAGAGTGTGCTGCTGAAAGGCGGACACCTGAACGGTGATGCGACCGATGTCTTATTTGACGGCAGCCAGTCAGCCTATTTGCCGTCACGGCGGATTAGCACCAAGAATACCCATGGCACAGGTTGTACTCTTTCCTCGGCCATTGCAGCCAACATCGGCCGGGGGCTGCCGGTGGCGGCTGCGGTAAAAGCGGCCAAAGAATACATAACAACGGCGATTGAACATTCTTTGTCTGTGGGCAAAGGCGTGGGGCCTACGCATCATTTTTACAGCCTGTATAAGCAGGCCGGCATGTTGGAAGAATAG